The proteins below come from a single Beutenbergia cavernae DSM 12333 genomic window:
- a CDS encoding PrsW family intramembrane metalloprotease: MSNPYPDPSRPQPYPPGHQQPQPGPAPQQPYPQQAPAQPQPTYGQPGAYPQQPAPSAYPSPVRPGRYQGGGPQPGQYAPNQYRPGQYAAPPSNPTAQLNQVWQGGVRKKSTSVWSVIAIVLVAIGALVGLGLVLIQVGVGPAVVGFILALFPLAVVLTAVFWLDRWEPEPKGMLAFALLWGAGVSVIIALFGNTALGIYFYSLSGDPAAADTLTAVISAPIVEESAKGLGVLLIYLMRRQFFDGIVDGIVYAAVVAAGFAFTENILYFGRFFDDGLGQVFVMRGIMSPFAHLLFTACIGIALGIASRSRNRYAAWWLFPLGLLAAMGLHALWNGAASLNFILIYVVVQVPLFVGAIVLAFWLRRQESRVIRDRLTEYGRAGWFEPHEVEMLASLRLRSQARTWAGRMGPSAVAAMKAFQKHATSLAFARQRVVTGRADLRTQSQDERSLLNELTSDRQRFVASASPYPMR; this comes from the coding sequence ATGTCGAACCCGTACCCCGACCCGTCACGGCCGCAGCCGTACCCGCCGGGGCACCAGCAGCCGCAGCCCGGCCCCGCGCCGCAGCAGCCGTATCCGCAGCAGGCGCCGGCGCAGCCCCAGCCGACCTACGGACAGCCGGGTGCCTACCCGCAGCAGCCGGCGCCGTCGGCCTACCCGAGCCCGGTCCGCCCGGGGCGGTACCAGGGGGGCGGGCCGCAGCCCGGTCAGTACGCGCCGAACCAGTACCGGCCCGGCCAGTACGCGGCGCCGCCGTCGAACCCCACCGCGCAGCTGAACCAGGTGTGGCAGGGCGGTGTCCGGAAGAAGTCGACGTCGGTGTGGTCGGTCATCGCGATCGTGCTGGTCGCGATCGGCGCGCTCGTGGGGCTCGGCCTGGTGCTGATCCAGGTCGGCGTCGGTCCGGCGGTGGTCGGGTTCATCCTCGCCCTCTTCCCGCTCGCCGTCGTGCTCACGGCCGTGTTCTGGCTCGACCGCTGGGAACCGGAGCCGAAGGGGATGCTCGCGTTCGCCCTGCTGTGGGGCGCGGGAGTCTCCGTGATCATCGCGCTGTTCGGGAACACCGCGCTCGGCATCTACTTCTACTCGCTCTCGGGCGACCCGGCCGCAGCGGACACGCTCACCGCCGTCATCTCCGCACCGATCGTCGAGGAGAGCGCCAAGGGCCTGGGCGTCCTGCTCATCTACCTCATGCGCCGGCAGTTCTTCGACGGGATCGTCGACGGCATCGTGTACGCCGCCGTCGTCGCCGCCGGGTTCGCGTTCACCGAGAACATCCTGTACTTCGGCCGGTTCTTCGACGACGGCCTCGGTCAGGTGTTCGTCATGCGCGGGATCATGTCCCCGTTCGCGCACCTCCTGTTCACCGCATGCATCGGTATCGCGCTCGGCATCGCCTCCCGGTCGCGCAACCGGTACGCGGCCTGGTGGCTCTTCCCGCTCGGCCTCCTCGCCGCCATGGGCCTGCACGCGCTGTGGAACGGCGCGGCGAGCCTCAACTTCATCCTCATCTACGTCGTGGTGCAAGTGCCGCTGTTCGTCGGCGCGATCGTGCTCGCGTTCTGGCTGCGCCGGCAGGAGAGCCGCGTGATCCGGGACCGGCTCACGGAGTACGGCCGTGCGGGCTGGTTCGAGCCGCACGAGGTCGAGATGCTCGCCTCGCTGCGGCTGCGCAGCCAGGCGCGGACGTGGGCAGGTCGGATGGGGCCGAGCGCGGTCGCCGCGATGAAGGCCTTCCAGAAGCATGCGACGTCGCTCGCCTTCGCCCGCCAGCGGGTCGTGACCGGGCGTGCCGACCTGCGCACGCAGAGCCAGGACGAGCGTTCGCTGCTCAACGAGCTGACGTCCGACCGTCAGCGGTTCGTGGCGTCCGCGAGCCCGTACCCGATGCGCTGA
- the pdxS gene encoding pyridoxal 5'-phosphate synthase lyase subunit PdxS: protein MSVAPLDPTAPAPASGTGTARVKRGMAEMLKGGVIMDVVTADQAKIAEDAGAVAVMALERVPADIRAQGGVSRMSDPDMIDGIVAAVSIPVMAKARIGHFVEAQVLQSLGVDYVDESEVLTPADYAHHIDKWQFTVPFVCGATNLGEALRRITEGAAMIRSKGEAGTGDVSNATTHMRTIRDEIRRLTSLPEDELYLAAKELQAPYDLVAEVAREGKLPVVVFTAGGIATPADAAMMMQLGAEGVFVGSGIFKSGNPAERAAAIVQATTFFDDPDVIAKVSRGLGEAMVGINVDDIPVPHRLAERGW from the coding sequence GTGTCCGTTGCACCGCTCGACCCCACCGCGCCCGCACCGGCGTCCGGAACCGGCACCGCCCGCGTCAAGCGGGGCATGGCCGAGATGCTCAAGGGCGGCGTCATCATGGACGTCGTCACCGCCGACCAGGCGAAGATCGCCGAGGACGCCGGCGCCGTCGCCGTGATGGCGCTCGAGCGCGTCCCGGCCGACATCCGCGCCCAGGGCGGGGTCTCCCGGATGAGCGACCCCGACATGATCGACGGCATCGTCGCCGCCGTCTCGATCCCCGTGATGGCGAAGGCGCGCATCGGGCACTTCGTCGAGGCGCAGGTGCTTCAGAGCCTCGGCGTCGACTACGTGGACGAGTCCGAGGTCCTCACGCCGGCCGACTACGCGCACCACATCGACAAGTGGCAGTTCACCGTGCCGTTCGTCTGCGGAGCCACGAACCTCGGGGAGGCGCTCCGGCGCATCACCGAGGGTGCCGCGATGATCCGGTCGAAGGGCGAGGCCGGGACGGGCGACGTCTCGAACGCCACCACGCACATGCGCACCATCCGCGACGAGATCCGCCGCCTGACCTCGCTGCCCGAGGACGAGCTGTATCTCGCCGCGAAGGAGCTCCAGGCGCCGTACGACCTCGTCGCCGAGGTGGCGCGCGAGGGGAAGCTCCCCGTGGTCGTCTTCACCGCCGGCGGGATCGCCACCCCGGCCGACGCCGCGATGATGATGCAGCTCGGCGCCGAGGGCGTGTTCGTCGGCTCCGGGATCTTCAAGTCCGGGAACCCCGCCGAGCGCGCGGCGGCGATCGTCCAGGCCACGACGTTCTTCGACGACCCCGACGTCATCGCGAAGGTCTCCCGCGGCCTCGGCGAGGCGATGGTCGGCATCAACGTCGACGACATCCCGGTCCCGCACCGCCTGGCCGAGCGCGGGTGGTGA
- a CDS encoding NUDIX hydrolase, giving the protein MVTPASSVGHPTDGEGWVRGADGVPFRRAARVLLLDPQDRVLLVRGHDADQPERTWWFTVGGGIDRGETARDAAVREVFEETGLRLDPERLEGPVLTRSALFDFFARTVRQDEEFFLARLDGLDRDAPLVTDNWTDVERAFMDEVRWWPLPALAQVTEEVFPAELVEVTQALLPGWNGVTRHLGLARDEAATGDSSTPASGGSGR; this is encoded by the coding sequence GTGGTGACCCCGGCCTCGTCGGTGGGGCACCCCACCGACGGCGAGGGATGGGTGCGGGGCGCCGACGGCGTCCCGTTCCGCCGCGCTGCGCGGGTGCTGCTGCTCGACCCTCAGGACCGCGTGCTGCTGGTCCGGGGCCACGACGCCGACCAGCCCGAGCGGACGTGGTGGTTCACCGTGGGCGGCGGGATCGACCGGGGGGAGACGGCCCGCGACGCCGCCGTGCGGGAGGTGTTCGAGGAGACGGGCCTGCGGCTCGACCCGGAGCGGCTCGAGGGCCCGGTGCTGACCCGCAGCGCGCTGTTCGACTTCTTCGCGCGCACGGTCCGGCAGGACGAGGAGTTCTTCCTCGCGCGCCTCGACGGTCTGGATCGGGACGCGCCGCTCGTCACCGACAACTGGACGGACGTCGAGCGAGCGTTCATGGACGAGGTCCGGTGGTGGCCGCTCCCGGCGCTGGCGCAGGTCACCGAGGAGGTGTTTCCCGCGGAGCTCGTCGAGGTCACCCAGGCGCTCCTGCCCGGGTGGAACGGCGTCACGCGACACCTCGGCCTGGCCCGGGACGAGGCCGCCACGGGCGACTCGAGCACGCCCGCGAGCGGTGGCTCCGGTCGATGA
- the pdxT gene encoding pyridoxal 5'-phosphate synthase glutaminase subunit PdxT, which produces MTTVGVLALQGDFREHIAVLGSLGVSAVPVRRPSELDVDGLVLPGGESTTISKLLVTFGLLEPLREAVRSGLPVYGSCAGMILLADRILDGTVDQETIGGIDMTVRRNAFGRQVDSFEVDLDAPGLAGEAGSELLRAVFIRAPWAEDVGDGVEVLARVASGPAAGRIVAVRQGSLLATAFHPEIGADARVHSTFLRMIGA; this is translated from the coding sequence ATGACGACTGTCGGCGTCCTCGCCCTGCAGGGCGACTTCCGCGAGCACATCGCCGTCCTGGGCTCCCTCGGTGTGAGCGCGGTCCCCGTGCGCCGGCCGAGCGAGCTCGACGTCGACGGCCTCGTGCTCCCGGGCGGCGAGTCCACGACGATCTCCAAGCTCCTCGTGACGTTCGGGCTCCTCGAGCCCCTGCGCGAGGCGGTGCGCTCGGGGCTCCCGGTGTACGGCTCGTGCGCAGGCATGATCCTGCTCGCGGACCGGATCCTCGACGGCACCGTGGATCAGGAGACCATCGGGGGCATCGACATGACGGTGCGCCGCAACGCGTTCGGGCGGCAGGTCGACTCCTTCGAGGTGGATCTCGACGCGCCGGGCCTCGCGGGCGAGGCCGGGTCCGAGCTGCTGCGCGCCGTCTTCATCCGGGCACCGTGGGCGGAGGACGTGGGGGACGGCGTCGAGGTCCTCGCGCGCGTCGCGAGCGGCCCGGCCGCCGGTAGAATCGTGGCAGTACGTCAGGGCTCGCTGCTGGCCACCGCTTTCCATCCGGAGATCGGCGCGGACGCGAGGGTGCACTCCACCTTCCTCCGGATGATCGGTGCGTGA
- a CDS encoding YebC/PmpR family DNA-binding transcriptional regulator gives MSGHSKWATTKHKKAVIDARRGKLFAKLIKNIEVAARTGGGDPAGNPTLYDAIQKAKKTSVPNDNIDRAVKRGAGLEAGGADYQTIMYEGYAPGGVAVLVECLTDNRNRAASDVRVAFTRNGGSLADPGSVSYLFSRRGVVVVPKTDGLDEDDVLGAVLDAGAEEVNDLGEAFEVLSEATDLVAVRTALQDAGLDYDSAEAQFVPATQIEVDVDGARKVLRLIDALEDSDDVQNVFANFDATDEVLAQLDED, from the coding sequence ATGTCCGGTCACTCCAAGTGGGCCACGACCAAGCACAAGAAGGCAGTCATCGACGCGCGGCGAGGGAAGCTCTTCGCCAAGCTCATCAAGAACATCGAGGTGGCCGCGCGGACGGGCGGCGGTGACCCCGCCGGCAACCCGACGCTCTACGACGCCATCCAGAAGGCCAAGAAGACGTCGGTCCCGAACGACAACATCGACCGCGCGGTCAAGCGGGGCGCGGGGCTCGAGGCGGGCGGCGCCGACTACCAGACGATCATGTACGAGGGCTACGCACCGGGCGGCGTCGCCGTCCTCGTCGAGTGCCTGACCGACAACCGCAACCGGGCGGCGTCGGACGTCCGCGTCGCGTTCACGCGCAACGGCGGGTCGCTCGCCGACCCGGGCAGCGTGTCGTACCTCTTCTCGCGCCGCGGGGTCGTCGTCGTCCCCAAGACGGACGGTCTCGACGAGGACGACGTGCTCGGTGCCGTGCTCGACGCCGGCGCCGAGGAGGTCAACGACCTCGGCGAGGCGTTCGAGGTGCTGAGCGAGGCCACGGACCTCGTCGCGGTCCGCACGGCGCTGCAGGACGCGGGCCTCGACTACGACTCCGCGGAGGCGCAGTTCGTGCCCGCCACCCAGATCGAGGTCGACGTCGACGGCGCACGCAAGGTGCTCCGGCTCATCGACGCCCTCGAGGACAGTGACGACGTGCAGAACGTCTTCGCGAACTTCGACGCCACCGACGAGGTGCTCGCGCAGCTCGACGAGGACTGA
- a CDS encoding DUF2630 family protein — translation MTTAPDAAVLRRISDLVRTEHDLRTQLTDGAISSEEERSRLAQIETALDQCWDLLRQRQARREAGQDPAAAQVRSAAEVEGYRQ, via the coding sequence ATGACCACCGCACCCGACGCCGCCGTGCTCCGCCGCATCTCCGACCTCGTCCGCACCGAGCACGACCTGCGCACGCAGCTCACCGACGGGGCGATCTCCTCCGAGGAGGAACGGTCCCGCCTCGCGCAGATCGAGACGGCGCTCGACCAGTGCTGGGACCTGTTGCGCCAGCGTCAGGCGCGCCGCGAGGCCGGGCAGGACCCGGCCGCCGCACAGGTCCGGTCCGCGGCCGAGGTCGAGGGCTACCGCCAGTAG
- a CDS encoding SRPBCC family protein, protein MVAHAVISRTIRATPDDLFDVVHDYHRRLEWDTLLRAARTVDDAEPAVGVEAVCTARRALGGFSFTTTYVTFRRPDLAAVRLTRPVAVFESWSASIRHKPTAAGTNVVYTMTFRCRPSWLAWLLEPAARAAFRLETSRRLAALDSYVTRRAGTPTKESA, encoded by the coding sequence ATGGTCGCGCACGCCGTGATCTCGCGGACGATCCGCGCCACTCCCGACGACCTGTTCGACGTCGTCCACGACTACCATCGGCGCCTCGAGTGGGACACGCTGCTGCGGGCGGCACGCACGGTCGACGACGCCGAGCCCGCCGTCGGCGTCGAGGCGGTGTGCACGGCGCGACGCGCGCTGGGCGGCTTCTCGTTCACGACGACGTACGTCACGTTCCGGCGGCCCGACCTCGCCGCCGTGCGACTCACCCGCCCGGTGGCGGTCTTCGAGTCCTGGTCGGCGTCGATCCGGCACAAGCCGACCGCTGCCGGGACGAACGTCGTCTACACGATGACGTTCCGGTGCCGTCCGTCGTGGCTGGCGTGGCTCCTCGAGCCCGCCGCGCGCGCCGCGTTCCGCCTCGAGACGTCCCGCCGCCTCGCCGCGCTCGACTCCTACGTCACGCGGCGCGCCGGCACCCCCACGAAGGAGTCCGCATGA
- the ruvC gene encoding crossover junction endodeoxyribonuclease RuvC, with the protein MTAPVPVARRASGGRVILGIDPGLTRCGIGVIESLPGRRVRLVDVGVATTPAGDPLEARLVSVADRIDEWLDAHQPDAVAVERVFAQANVRTITGTAQVAGLAMVAAARRGIPVATHTPSEVKAAITGSGRAEKPQVQEMVARLLALAERPRPADAADALALAICHAWRGGATTPASSPDRGAPTAAQRAWAQAEAAARRPARRLDVVRAGRLR; encoded by the coding sequence GTGACTGCACCCGTCCCCGTGGCCCGACGCGCGTCCGGTGGCCGCGTGATCCTCGGGATCGACCCGGGGCTCACACGGTGCGGCATCGGCGTAATCGAGTCGCTGCCCGGCCGCCGCGTGCGCCTCGTCGACGTCGGCGTGGCGACGACGCCCGCCGGTGATCCCCTCGAGGCACGCCTGGTGTCCGTCGCGGACCGGATCGACGAGTGGCTCGACGCGCACCAGCCGGACGCCGTCGCCGTCGAGCGGGTCTTCGCGCAGGCGAACGTGCGCACGATCACCGGTACGGCCCAGGTGGCCGGGCTCGCGATGGTCGCCGCCGCGCGCCGCGGCATCCCGGTCGCCACCCACACCCCGAGCGAGGTCAAGGCCGCGATCACCGGCTCCGGCCGCGCCGAGAAGCCCCAGGTGCAGGAGATGGTGGCGCGGTTGCTCGCGCTCGCGGAGCGGCCCCGTCCCGCCGACGCCGCCGACGCGCTCGCCCTCGCGATCTGCCATGCCTGGCGCGGAGGGGCGACGACGCCGGCATCCTCTCCGGATCGTGGTGCTCCCACGGCCGCGCAGCGTGCGTGGGCGCAGGCCGAGGCGGCCGCCCGCCGCCCCGCGCGGCGCCTCGACGTCGTGCGCGCCGGGCGGCTACGGTAG
- the ruvA gene encoding Holliday junction branch migration protein RuvA, whose translation MIALVQGRVAAIGLDAVVVVVGGVGMRVLATPATLAGLRVEADCELHTSLVVREDSLTLFGFADADERDVFELVQTVSGVGPRLALAMLAVHTPDGLRRAVAQEDLAALVRVPGIGRKGASRIVLELGDRLGPAQGAAPAAPVAVDDGADVVDALVGLGWPVRQAQDAVRGVLEDADGTAPDAAGLLRAALRSLAGDARG comes from the coding sequence ATGATCGCGCTGGTGCAGGGCCGGGTGGCCGCCATCGGGCTCGACGCCGTCGTCGTGGTCGTCGGAGGTGTTGGGATGCGCGTGCTGGCCACGCCGGCGACGCTGGCCGGGCTGCGCGTCGAGGCCGACTGCGAGCTGCACACGTCGCTCGTCGTCCGGGAGGACTCGCTCACCTTGTTCGGCTTCGCGGACGCCGACGAGCGCGACGTGTTCGAGCTCGTGCAGACGGTGTCCGGCGTCGGCCCGCGTCTCGCGCTGGCGATGCTCGCCGTGCACACGCCGGACGGTCTGCGGCGCGCCGTCGCCCAGGAGGACCTGGCGGCACTCGTGCGTGTCCCCGGGATCGGCCGGAAGGGCGCGAGCCGCATCGTCCTCGAGCTGGGCGACCGGCTCGGGCCCGCCCAGGGTGCGGCTCCGGCGGCTCCTGTGGCCGTGGACGACGGCGCGGACGTCGTCGACGCGCTGGTGGGCCTCGGGTGGCCCGTGCGGCAGGCGCAGGACGCCGTCCGCGGCGTGCTCGAGGACGCCGACGGCACGGCCCCGGACGCGGCGGGCCTGCTCCGGGCCGCGCTGCGGTCGCTCGCCGGGGACGCCCGTGGCTGA
- the ruvB gene encoding Holliday junction branch migration DNA helicase RuvB, which translates to MAEERDDLAQLTSAEADEIERAAEAALRPRRLAEFVGQRVVRDQLSLVLEAALARRRPPDHVLLAGGPGLGKTTLAMIVASEVGAALRLTSGPAIQHAGDLAAILSSVQENDVLFIDEIHRLARPAEEMLYLAMEDFRVDVVVGKGAGATAIPLALPPFTVVGATTRAGLLPAPLRDRFGFTGYLDFYEVAELEQVLERSARLLRAELTPAAGAEIASRSRGTPRIANRLLRRVQDWAQVRGSGVADVDAARAALEVFEVDERGLDRLDRGVLRALCVRFRGGPVGLGTLAVAVGEEPETVETVAEPFLVREGLIARTPRGRVATAEAWAHLGLEPPAPPDTLFS; encoded by the coding sequence GTGGCTGAGGAACGCGACGATCTCGCGCAGCTCACGTCGGCCGAGGCCGACGAGATCGAACGTGCCGCGGAGGCGGCTCTGCGGCCCCGACGCCTCGCCGAGTTCGTCGGCCAGCGCGTGGTGCGCGACCAGCTGTCGCTCGTGCTCGAGGCGGCCCTGGCCCGTCGCCGCCCGCCCGACCACGTCCTGCTCGCGGGCGGTCCGGGGCTCGGCAAGACGACGCTCGCGATGATCGTGGCGAGCGAGGTCGGCGCGGCGCTGCGCCTCACGTCCGGGCCGGCCATCCAGCACGCGGGGGACCTCGCGGCGATCCTGTCGTCGGTGCAGGAGAACGACGTCCTGTTCATCGACGAGATCCACCGGCTCGCGCGCCCGGCCGAGGAGATGCTGTACCTCGCGATGGAGGACTTCCGCGTCGACGTCGTCGTGGGGAAGGGCGCCGGTGCGACGGCGATCCCGCTGGCCCTCCCACCGTTCACCGTGGTGGGCGCGACCACCCGGGCGGGGCTGCTCCCGGCTCCGCTGCGCGACCGGTTCGGGTTCACCGGGTACCTGGACTTCTACGAGGTCGCCGAGCTCGAGCAGGTGCTCGAACGCTCGGCCCGGCTGCTCCGTGCGGAGCTGACCCCGGCGGCGGGCGCGGAGATCGCCTCCCGGTCCCGCGGGACGCCGCGCATCGCGAACCGCCTGCTGCGCCGGGTGCAGGACTGGGCTCAGGTGCGGGGGAGCGGAGTCGCCGACGTCGACGCCGCCCGTGCCGCGCTCGAGGTCTTCGAGGTCGACGAGCGCGGGCTCGACCGGCTCGACCGCGGCGTCCTGCGTGCCCTTTGCGTGCGGTTCCGCGGCGGCCCGGTGGGCCTCGGCACCCTGGCCGTGGCCGTGGGCGAGGAGCCCGAGACCGTCGAGACGGTCGCCGAGCCGTTCCTCGTGCGCGAGGGGCTGATCGCGCGTACGCCACGGGGGCGGGTGGCGACCGCCGAGGCGTGGGCTCACCTCGGCCTGGAGCCGCCCGCACCACCGGACACCCTGTTCTCCTGA
- the yajC gene encoding preprotein translocase subunit YajC, protein MDTSQLPLLLILAVAIVGLFFLNSRGRKQQAKQAEFRNNLEVGQDVMTLSGQLGTIVDIEGDTITIESTPGTRTRWVRAAIGKVVEPTEPAEEPETDAEPADPAEPGSTDGPETQRPQP, encoded by the coding sequence GTGGACACGTCGCAGCTGCCGCTTCTGCTCATCCTCGCCGTCGCGATCGTCGGTCTGTTCTTCCTGAACAGCCGCGGTCGCAAGCAGCAGGCGAAGCAGGCCGAGTTCCGCAACAACCTCGAGGTGGGGCAGGACGTCATGACGCTGTCCGGCCAGCTCGGCACCATCGTGGACATCGAGGGTGACACGATCACCATCGAGTCGACACCCGGCACGCGGACGCGCTGGGTGCGGGCGGCGATCGGCAAGGTCGTGGAGCCGACCGAGCCGGCCGAGGAGCCGGAGACGGACGCCGAGCCGGCGGACCCGGCGGAGCCCGGCTCGACCGACGGCCCGGAGACCCAGCGCCCGCAGCCCTGA
- the secD gene encoding protein translocase subunit SecD — translation MATRKRPGGRPLRPLLFLLLIVAAIFGSVGAGAKWGDASFTPELALDLEGGTQIILTPNTTDGQEVTSDDVNQAIAIIRQRVDGSGVSEAEITSQGGRNIVVAMPGNPSQETIDLVSASAVMRMRAVLVESGPGAIDPAALEPGEEPTDGSTADPTADPTADPTAEATDAAPDGALPRETTPTPSPSDEATSESGEEPTAEPTDGATDAPAATPEEIDEAAFAAADADGNGELSNTPATEPTSASDTAWITEQVTYDFYRLDCSLPENRTGGGGDDPDAPLVACTTDGAAKYILGPAELSGSDLTSAQMVYQTTSTGAATNIPVVQMNFTSEGGEKFAEITTRLAGLAAQPPLNQFAIVLDGNVISAPGVDEPIPNGEATISGPETNPFTRSQAQTLANQLNFGSLPITFDVQSQEQISATLGGEQLRNGVIAGLIGLVLVVLYTVFQYRGLAFVTLTSLAVAGALTYGAILLLSWLQGYRLSLPGVAGLIIAIGVTADSFIVYFERIRDEVREGRVLTAAVEQGWLRARRTILASDAVNFLAAVVLYFLAVGGVRGFAFTLGLTTLVDIVVVFLFTHPMMKILARTKFFGDGHPMSGLDPVHLGATVAAYAGRGRTRTRAERTAVAANANRMTIAERRAAEARERAEAESPDDGAVVGAKASDEQEGKR, via the coding sequence TTGGCCACACGCAAGCGACCCGGCGGACGCCCGCTGCGCCCGTTGCTGTTCCTGCTGCTGATCGTGGCGGCGATCTTCGGCTCCGTCGGCGCCGGCGCGAAGTGGGGTGACGCGTCGTTCACCCCGGAGCTCGCTCTCGACCTCGAGGGCGGCACGCAGATCATCCTGACGCCGAACACGACCGACGGGCAGGAGGTCACGTCCGACGACGTCAACCAGGCGATCGCGATCATCCGGCAGCGGGTCGACGGCTCGGGCGTCTCCGAGGCGGAGATCACGAGCCAGGGCGGACGCAACATCGTCGTCGCGATGCCGGGCAACCCGAGCCAGGAGACGATCGACCTGGTCTCGGCGTCTGCCGTGATGCGGATGCGTGCCGTGCTCGTCGAGTCGGGGCCGGGAGCGATCGACCCCGCGGCGCTGGAGCCGGGCGAGGAGCCGACCGACGGCAGCACTGCCGATCCGACGGCGGATCCCACCGCGGATCCGACGGCAGAGGCGACCGACGCCGCACCCGACGGTGCGCTGCCGCGCGAGACCACGCCGACGCCGTCGCCGTCCGACGAGGCGACGTCGGAGTCCGGTGAGGAGCCGACCGCCGAGCCGACGGACGGCGCGACCGACGCCCCGGCGGCCACGCCGGAGGAGATCGACGAGGCGGCCTTCGCCGCCGCCGACGCCGACGGCAACGGTGAGCTGTCGAACACCCCCGCGACGGAGCCGACGTCGGCGAGCGACACGGCTTGGATCACCGAGCAGGTGACGTACGACTTCTACCGCCTCGACTGCTCCCTCCCGGAGAATCGCACCGGTGGCGGCGGCGACGACCCGGACGCCCCGCTGGTCGCGTGCACCACTGACGGTGCCGCGAAGTACATCCTCGGCCCCGCCGAGCTGTCCGGCTCCGACCTGACGTCGGCCCAGATGGTGTACCAGACAACATCGACCGGCGCGGCCACGAACATCCCCGTCGTCCAGATGAACTTCACGAGCGAGGGCGGCGAGAAGTTCGCCGAGATCACCACCCGCCTCGCGGGCCTTGCGGCGCAGCCGCCGCTGAACCAGTTCGCGATCGTGCTGGACGGGAATGTCATCTCGGCTCCCGGCGTCGACGAGCCGATCCCGAACGGCGAGGCCACGATCTCCGGCCCGGAGACCAACCCGTTCACCCGCTCCCAGGCGCAGACCCTCGCGAACCAGCTGAACTTCGGCTCGCTGCCGATCACGTTCGACGTGCAGTCCCAGGAGCAGATCTCCGCGACCCTGGGCGGCGAGCAGCTCCGCAACGGCGTGATCGCCGGCCTCATCGGCCTCGTGCTCGTCGTCCTCTACACGGTGTTCCAGTACCGCGGGCTCGCGTTCGTCACGCTGACCAGCCTCGCGGTCGCCGGCGCGTTGACGTACGGGGCGATCCTGCTGCTGTCGTGGCTGCAGGGCTACCGGCTCTCGCTCCCTGGCGTCGCCGGCCTCATCATCGCCATCGGCGTCACCGCCGACTCGTTCATCGTGTACTTCGAGCGCATCCGCGACGAGGTGCGCGAGGGGCGGGTCCTGACGGCGGCCGTGGAGCAGGGCTGGCTGCGCGCCCGGCGCACGATCCTGGCGTCCGACGCCGTGAACTTCCTCGCCGCGGTGGTCCTGTACTTCCTCGCCGTGGGCGGCGTGCGCGGCTTCGCGTTCACGCTCGGCCTCACGACGCTCGTCGACATCGTCGTCGTGTTCCTGTTCACGCACCCGATGATGAAGATCCTCGCGCGGACGAAGTTCTTCGGCGACGGGCATCCGATGTCCGGCCTGGACCCCGTCCACCTCGGCGCCACGGTGGCGGCGTACGCCGGACGCGGCCGCACCCGCACCCGTGCCGAACGGACCGCCGTCGCGGCGAACGCGAACCGCATGACGATCGCGGAGCGACGCGCCGCGGAGGCCAGGGAACGCGCGGAGGCCGAGAGCCCTGACGACGGCGCCGTCGTCGGGGCCAAGGCCAGCGACGAGCAGGAGGGGAAGCGCTGA